The following proteins are encoded in a genomic region of Candidatus Poribacteria bacterium:
- a CDS encoding VWA domain-containing protein — translation MTRRGSLTTPLRRAGRMNTTRHDAQRALGFQPTRERRSRAALLVSLSLHLAAAITMGIVLMMQVEVYRVLDAIDVEWFQLPNAPQMVKKRLKTPIEEKPKEDERPLAREVPDKLMKQANNPITEVRQWSPRIVLQDAENNLLPRTQRLPDIATAADLQLSSDVTSLSQLRSLPGATDGQGKVTGRTRVRGSGLGSMLYGNDGTGDGLLGGGGRSGVGDPLNILDFLRGKGDHGRIVYVLDVSASMGAAGLYKLELAKSALIDHMFLLTEQDTFNILTFSANVSRMGGEAVTATADNLSKAKRYLDRFTQQSIGDNNGTNTLGALQAAFAMQPDVVVLLTDGVPTSAYGSVVETDPEKIVQGVRRANASQAGLFIVGLELDVKDSPNAPGAILLKRLADQTGGRIRFVGRDELVRYRDSLATSR, via the coding sequence ATGACTCGCCGTGGGTCGTTGACGACACCGTTGCGAAGGGCTGGTCGGATGAACACAACCAGGCATGACGCCCAACGTGCATTGGGATTCCAACCGACCCGCGAGCGGCGGTCGCGCGCCGCTTTGCTCGTTTCGCTGTCCCTGCACCTTGCCGCCGCCATTACGATGGGCATCGTGCTGATGATGCAGGTCGAAGTCTACCGCGTCCTCGATGCGATCGACGTCGAGTGGTTCCAGTTACCCAACGCGCCGCAGATGGTGAAGAAGCGGCTCAAGACGCCCATCGAAGAGAAGCCCAAGGAGGACGAAAGACCGCTGGCTCGGGAAGTGCCTGACAAGCTGATGAAGCAGGCGAACAACCCCATCACCGAAGTGCGCCAGTGGAGCCCTCGGATCGTCCTGCAAGACGCGGAGAACAACCTTCTGCCGCGCACCCAGAGGCTCCCAGACATTGCCACTGCCGCCGACCTTCAGTTGAGCTCCGACGTGACGAGCTTGTCGCAGCTTCGCTCGTTGCCGGGAGCCACCGACGGTCAGGGAAAGGTCACGGGACGAACCCGTGTTCGCGGTTCGGGTCTCGGATCGATGCTCTACGGCAACGACGGAACCGGCGACGGTCTGCTCGGAGGCGGAGGTCGCTCGGGAGTGGGCGATCCGCTGAACATCCTCGACTTCCTGCGCGGCAAGGGCGATCACGGTCGGATCGTCTACGTGCTCGACGTTTCGGCGAGCATGGGCGCGGCGGGGCTCTACAAGCTCGAGTTGGCGAAATCGGCGCTCATCGATCACATGTTCCTGCTCACGGAACAAGACACGTTCAACATCCTGACGTTCTCCGCCAACGTGTCTCGCATGGGAGGCGAGGCAGTCACTGCGACCGCGGACAACTTGTCGAAGGCGAAACGCTATCTCGATCGATTCACACAGCAGTCGATCGGCGACAACAACGGCACGAACACGTTGGGAGCCCTGCAGGCTGCCTTCGCGATGCAGCCAGATGTCGTCGTGTTGCTGACAGACGGTGTTCCGACGAGCGCTTACGGCTCCGTCGTCGAGACGGACCCGGAGAAGATCGTCCAGGGAGTCCGACGCGCGAACGCGTCGCAGGCGGGGCTCTTCATCGTCGGGTTGGAGCTGGATGTCAAGGATTCCCCGAACGCTCCGGGAGCCATCCTACTCAAGCGCCTCGCGGACCAGACAGGCGGCCGCATCCGGTTCGTCGGGCGGGACGAGCTCGTCCGCTACCGTGACAGCCTCGCGACGAGCCGCTAG